From one Anabas testudineus chromosome 18, fAnaTes1.2, whole genome shotgun sequence genomic stretch:
- the LOC113168116 gene encoding myelin-oligodendrocyte glycoprotein-like isoform X1, with protein sequence MSSSFIIVVLLFIFSSAKGESLVIGYPQIIRAAPHDDVILPCHLDPPFNVEGLTVEWSKPDLKPDPSDRLSRVEYVHLYRDRREVTDMKLPSYVSRTSLFTDDLKHGNISLKISNVTVADTGRYRCFIPKLQSRVKESVVQLVVDLDFAKTSSPETPLHPGHNETGDPKDSTDDTADFTPGARSSLTILIPVMFSVILLMSVIGGLYIFLNDSMKNRSKT encoded by the exons atgtCCTCGTCTTTTATCATCGTTGTGCTCCTTTTCATCTTCTCTTCAGCTAAAG GTGAGTCTCTGGTGATTGGTTACCCTCAGATTATCAGAGCTGCCCCACATGATGACGTCATCCTGCCCTGCCACCTGGATCCTCCATTCAATGTAGAGGGTCTGACAGTGGAGTGGTCCAAGCCTGACCTCAAACCAGATCCCTCAGACCGGCTGAGCCGGGTCGAGTACGTCCACCTCTACCGGGACAGACGAGAAGTCACGGACATGAAGCTTCCGTCGTACGTCAGCAGGACGAGTCTGTTCACAGACGAcctgaaacatggaaacatatCACTGAAGATCAGCAACGTGACGGTAGCTGATACAGGAAGATACAGATGTTTCATCCCCAAGTTACAAAGCAGAGTGAAGGAATCAGTCGTTCAGCTTGTTGTTG atCTGGACTTTGCTAAAACCTCTTCACCAGAGACACCACTTCATCCCGGACATAATGAAACTGGAGATCCAAAGGACTCAACGGACGACACAG CTGATTTCACACCAGGTGCTCGATCCAGTCTGACCATCTTGATCCCCGTCATGTTTTCTGTCATCCTGCTGATGTCTGTGATCGGTGGActctatatttttttaaacgACAGCATGAAGAATAGAAG CAAAACTTGA
- the LOC113168116 gene encoding myelin-oligodendrocyte glycoprotein-like isoform X2: MSSSFIIVVLLFIFSSAKGESLVIGYPQIIRAAPHDDVILPCHLDPPFNVEGLTVEWSKPDLKPDPSDRLSRVEYVHLYRDRREVTDMKLPSYVSRTSLFTDDLKHGNISLKISNVTVADTGRYRCFIPKLQSRVKESVVQLVVDLDFAKTSSPETPLHPGHNETGDPKDSTDDTGARSSLTILIPVMFSVILLMSVIGGLYIFLNDSMKNRSKT, translated from the exons atgtCCTCGTCTTTTATCATCGTTGTGCTCCTTTTCATCTTCTCTTCAGCTAAAG GTGAGTCTCTGGTGATTGGTTACCCTCAGATTATCAGAGCTGCCCCACATGATGACGTCATCCTGCCCTGCCACCTGGATCCTCCATTCAATGTAGAGGGTCTGACAGTGGAGTGGTCCAAGCCTGACCTCAAACCAGATCCCTCAGACCGGCTGAGCCGGGTCGAGTACGTCCACCTCTACCGGGACAGACGAGAAGTCACGGACATGAAGCTTCCGTCGTACGTCAGCAGGACGAGTCTGTTCACAGACGAcctgaaacatggaaacatatCACTGAAGATCAGCAACGTGACGGTAGCTGATACAGGAAGATACAGATGTTTCATCCCCAAGTTACAAAGCAGAGTGAAGGAATCAGTCGTTCAGCTTGTTGTTG atCTGGACTTTGCTAAAACCTCTTCACCAGAGACACCACTTCATCCCGGACATAATGAAACTGGAGATCCAAAGGACTCAACGGACGACACAG GTGCTCGATCCAGTCTGACCATCTTGATCCCCGTCATGTTTTCTGTCATCCTGCTGATGTCTGTGATCGGTGGActctatatttttttaaacgACAGCATGAAGAATAGAAG CAAAACTTGA
- the LOC113168116 gene encoding myelin-oligodendrocyte glycoprotein-like isoform X3 has translation MLKFSPNFPGESLVIGYPQIIRAAPHDDVILPCHLDPPFNVEGLTVEWSKPDLKPDPSDRLSRVEYVHLYRDRREVTDMKLPSYVSRTSLFTDDLKHGNISLKISNVTVADTGRYRCFIPKLQSRVKESVVQLVVDLDFAKTSSPETPLHPGHNETGDPKDSTDDTADFTPGARSSLTILIPVMFSVILLMSVIGGLYIFLNDSMKNRSKT, from the exons ATGTTGAAGTTTTCCCCCAATTTTCCAGGTGAGTCTCTGGTGATTGGTTACCCTCAGATTATCAGAGCTGCCCCACATGATGACGTCATCCTGCCCTGCCACCTGGATCCTCCATTCAATGTAGAGGGTCTGACAGTGGAGTGGTCCAAGCCTGACCTCAAACCAGATCCCTCAGACCGGCTGAGCCGGGTCGAGTACGTCCACCTCTACCGGGACAGACGAGAAGTCACGGACATGAAGCTTCCGTCGTACGTCAGCAGGACGAGTCTGTTCACAGACGAcctgaaacatggaaacatatCACTGAAGATCAGCAACGTGACGGTAGCTGATACAGGAAGATACAGATGTTTCATCCCCAAGTTACAAAGCAGAGTGAAGGAATCAGTCGTTCAGCTTGTTGTTG atCTGGACTTTGCTAAAACCTCTTCACCAGAGACACCACTTCATCCCGGACATAATGAAACTGGAGATCCAAAGGACTCAACGGACGACACAG CTGATTTCACACCAGGTGCTCGATCCAGTCTGACCATCTTGATCCCCGTCATGTTTTCTGTCATCCTGCTGATGTCTGTGATCGGTGGActctatatttttttaaacgACAGCATGAAGAATAGAAG CAAAACTTGA
- the LOC113168732 gene encoding myelin-oligodendrocyte glycoprotein-like isoform X1, with product MSSSFIIVVLLFIFSSAKGESLVIGSPQIIRAAPHDDVILPCHLDPPFNVEGLTVEWSKPDLKPDPSDRLSRVEYVHLYRDRREVTDMKLPSYVSRTSLFTDDLKHGNISLKISNVTLADTGRYRCFIPKLQSRVKESVVQLVVDLDFAKTSSPETPLHPGHNETGDPKDSTDDTADFTPGARSSLTILIPVMFSVILLTSVIGGLGGYFYKQQHEEQKQNLKLEGDLLDQQESGLLSGASCQDKDVSLM from the exons atgtCCTCGTCTTTTATTATCGTTGTGCTCCTTTTCATCTTCTCTTCAGCTAAAG GTGAGTCTCTGGTGATTGGTTCCCCTCAGATTATCAGAGCTGCCCCACATGATGACGTCATCCTGCCCTGCCACCTGGATCCTCCATTCAATGTAGAGGGTCTGACAGTGGAGTGGTCCAAGCCTGACCTCAAACCTGATCCCTCAGACCGGCTGAGCAGGGTCGAGTACGTCCACCTCTACCGGGACAGACGAGAAGTCACGGACATGAAGCTTCCGTCGTACGTCAGCAGGACGAGTCTGTTCACAGATGAcctgaaacatggaaacatatCACTGAAGATCAGCAACGTGACGCTCGCTGATACAGGGAGATACAGATGTTTCATCCCCAAGTTACAAAGCAGAGTGAAGGAATCAGTCGTTCAGCTTGTTGTTG atCTGGACTTTGCTAAAACCTCTTCACCAGAGACACCACTTCATCCCGGACATAATGAAACTGGAGATCCAAAGGACTCAACGGACGACACAG CTGATTTCACACCAGGTGCTCGATCCAGTCTGACCATCTTGATCCCAGTCATGTTTTCTGTCATCCTGCTGACGTCTGTGATCGGTGGACTCGGTGGATATTTTTATAAACAACAGCATGAAGAACAGAAG CAAAACCTGAAGCTAGAGGGAGACCTACTGGACCAGCAGGAGTCAGGTCTACTTAGTGGAGCATCCTGTCAAGACAAAGATGTAAGTCTGATGTAA
- the LOC113168732 gene encoding myelin-oligodendrocyte glycoprotein-like isoform X3 has protein sequence MSSSFIIVVLLFIFSSAKGESLVIGSPQIIRAAPHDDVILPCHLDPPFNVEGLTVEWSKPDLKPDPSDRLSRVEYVHLYRDRREVTDMKLPSYVSRTSLFTDDLKHGNISLKISNVTLADTGRYRCFIPKLQSRVKESVVQLVVDLDFAKTSSPETPLHPGHNETGDPKDSTDDTGARSSLTILIPVMFSVILLTSVIGGLGGYFYKQQHEEQKQNLKLEGDLLDQQESGLLSGASCQDKDVSLM, from the exons atgtCCTCGTCTTTTATTATCGTTGTGCTCCTTTTCATCTTCTCTTCAGCTAAAG GTGAGTCTCTGGTGATTGGTTCCCCTCAGATTATCAGAGCTGCCCCACATGATGACGTCATCCTGCCCTGCCACCTGGATCCTCCATTCAATGTAGAGGGTCTGACAGTGGAGTGGTCCAAGCCTGACCTCAAACCTGATCCCTCAGACCGGCTGAGCAGGGTCGAGTACGTCCACCTCTACCGGGACAGACGAGAAGTCACGGACATGAAGCTTCCGTCGTACGTCAGCAGGACGAGTCTGTTCACAGATGAcctgaaacatggaaacatatCACTGAAGATCAGCAACGTGACGCTCGCTGATACAGGGAGATACAGATGTTTCATCCCCAAGTTACAAAGCAGAGTGAAGGAATCAGTCGTTCAGCTTGTTGTTG atCTGGACTTTGCTAAAACCTCTTCACCAGAGACACCACTTCATCCCGGACATAATGAAACTGGAGATCCAAAGGACTCAACGGACGACACAG GTGCTCGATCCAGTCTGACCATCTTGATCCCAGTCATGTTTTCTGTCATCCTGCTGACGTCTGTGATCGGTGGACTCGGTGGATATTTTTATAAACAACAGCATGAAGAACAGAAG CAAAACCTGAAGCTAGAGGGAGACCTACTGGACCAGCAGGAGTCAGGTCTACTTAGTGGAGCATCCTGTCAAGACAAAGATGTAAGTCTGATGTAA
- the LOC113168732 gene encoding myelin-oligodendrocyte glycoprotein-like isoform X2 gives MSSSFIIVVLLFIFSSAKGESLVIGSPQIIRAAPHDDVILPCHLDPPFNVEGLTVEWSKPDLKPDPSDRLSRVEYVHLYRDRREVTDMKLPSYVSRTSLFTDDLKHGNISLKISNVTLADTGRYRCFIPKLQSRVKESVVQLVVDLDFAKTSSPETPLHPGHNETGDPKDSTDDTADFTPGARSSLTILIPVMFSVILLTSVIGGLGGYFYKQQHEEQKQNLKLEGDLLDQQESGLLSGASCQDKDLT, from the exons atgtCCTCGTCTTTTATTATCGTTGTGCTCCTTTTCATCTTCTCTTCAGCTAAAG GTGAGTCTCTGGTGATTGGTTCCCCTCAGATTATCAGAGCTGCCCCACATGATGACGTCATCCTGCCCTGCCACCTGGATCCTCCATTCAATGTAGAGGGTCTGACAGTGGAGTGGTCCAAGCCTGACCTCAAACCTGATCCCTCAGACCGGCTGAGCAGGGTCGAGTACGTCCACCTCTACCGGGACAGACGAGAAGTCACGGACATGAAGCTTCCGTCGTACGTCAGCAGGACGAGTCTGTTCACAGATGAcctgaaacatggaaacatatCACTGAAGATCAGCAACGTGACGCTCGCTGATACAGGGAGATACAGATGTTTCATCCCCAAGTTACAAAGCAGAGTGAAGGAATCAGTCGTTCAGCTTGTTGTTG atCTGGACTTTGCTAAAACCTCTTCACCAGAGACACCACTTCATCCCGGACATAATGAAACTGGAGATCCAAAGGACTCAACGGACGACACAG CTGATTTCACACCAGGTGCTCGATCCAGTCTGACCATCTTGATCCCAGTCATGTTTTCTGTCATCCTGCTGACGTCTGTGATCGGTGGACTCGGTGGATATTTTTATAAACAACAGCATGAAGAACAGAAG CAAAACCTGAAGCTAGAGGGAGACCTACTGGACCAGCAGGAGTCAGGTCTACTTAGTGGAGCATCCTGTCAAGACAAAGAT ctCACTTGA
- the LOC113168734 gene encoding myelin-oligodendrocyte glycoprotein-like: MLTSMVDFKDFSSTLSLVTVFLFFTFFWTPAKALPVQPQVIGSLQPITSAPGDDVILPCHLEPQFNVEGLTVEWSKPDLKPDPSDRLSRVEYVHLYRDRREVTDMKLPSYVSRTSLFTDDLKHGNISLKISNVTLADTGRYRCFIPKLRSRVKQAIVELVVDPNYVKMGTTETELRLTDLQTPGPNKEMDLMGRPSRSHLIPIVLVCIVLILSGGACGYLLKHNFQGTKSLMKSAAVPNAG, from the exons ATGCTCACATCTATGGTGGATTTTAAAGATTTCAGCTCAACTCTTTCCCTTGTgactgttttcctcttcttcactttcttctgGACTCCGGCTAAAG ctcttcCAGTTCAGCCTCAGGTGATTGGGTCACTTCAACCAATAACCTCTGCCCCAGGTGATGACGTCATCCTGCCCTGCCACCTGGAGCCTCAGTTCAATGTAGAGGGTCTGACAGTGGAGTGGTCCAAGCCTGACCTCAAACCTGATCCCTCCGACCGGCTGAGCCGGGTCGAGTACGTCCACCTCTACCGGGACAGACGAGAAGTCACGGACATGAAGCTTCCGTCGTACGTCAGCAGGACGAGTCTGTTCACAGACGAcctgaaacatggaaacatatCACTGAAGATCAGCAACGTGACGCTTGCTGATACCGGGAGATACAGATGTTTCATCCCCAAGTTGAGAAGCAGAGTGAAGCAGGCGATAGTCGAACTTGTTGTTG atcCAAACTATGTTAAAATGGGGACAACAGAGACAGAACTGAGACTCACAGATCTACAAACTCCAGGTCCAAATAAGGAGATGGACCTTATGG gTCGACCAAGTCGGAGCCATCTGATCCCAATTGTTCTTGTCTGTATTGTGCTGATCTTGAGTGGTGGAGCCTGTGGATATTTACTAAAACACAACTTCCAGGGAACAAAAT CTCTCATGAAGTCTGCAGCTGTGCCGAACGCTGGATGA
- the LOC113168737 gene encoding butyrophilin subfamily 1 member A1-like: protein MMHYQKNRQLFKCEVIVFSALLFNLCRDKTICLMHNTTNTRVRVSDEGTYRCFIPALGQEYFVELIVGSVSTPSIEVISDIGGRLVLQCESKGWYPEPELLWLDAEGKILSAGPTETVRGPDDLYTVSSRVTVEKRHSNNIICRVQQSNINQTRETRIVVKCETQVGPTQQIVATVGESAVLPCYLETPVDATDMIVDWRRPDLSPGFIHMWRNNKEILKDFKQPSYTGRTSLLINKLKHGDVSLKLSRVRLSDEGTYRCFIPALGEESFVELIVGSVSTPSIEVISNTSGRLVLQCESKGWYPEPELLWLDAEGKILSAGPTETVRGPDDLYTVSSRVTVEKRHSNNIICRVQQRNINQTR from the exons ATGATGCATTATCAGAAGAACCGccaactttttaaatgtgaagtcATTGTCTTCAGTGCACTTCTCTTCAACTTGTGCAGAG ACAAGACGATATGTTTGATGCACAACACCACAAATACCAGAGTGAGAGTCTCTGACGAGGGAACATATCGATGTTTCATCCCTGCACTTGGTCAAGAGTATTTTGTTGAGCTGATTGTAG GTTCTGTCTCTACACCGTCCATAGAGGTTATTTCAGATATTGGTGGAAGACTGGTtctacagtgtgagtctaaaggctggtatccagagcctgagctgttgtggctggacgctgagggaaagatcctctctgctggacctacagagacagtcagaggtcctgatgacctctatactgtcagtagcagagtgactgtggagaagagacacagcaacaacatcatctgtagagtccaacagagcaACATCAACCAGACCAGAGAGACACGGATagttgttaaat GTGAGACTCAGGTTGGTCCGACTCAGCAAATAGTGGCAACAGTTGGTGAATCAGCTGTTTTACCGTGTTACCTGGAAACTCCTGTGGATGCTACAGACATGATCGTGGACTGGAGAAGACCTGACCTGAGCCCAGGCTTCATCCACATGTGGAGAAACAATAAAGAGATCTTGAAGGATTTCAAACAGCCGTCGTACACGGGAAGAACATCACTGTTGATCAACAAACTGAAGCACGGAGACGTCTCACTGAAACTGTCCAGAGTGAGACTCTCTGACGAGGGAACATATCGATGTTTCATCCCTGCACTTGGTGAAGAGTCATTTGTTGAGCTGATTGTAG GTTCTGTCTCTACACCGTCCATAGAGGTTATTTCAAATACTAGTGGAAGACTGGTtctacagtgtgagtctaaaggctggtatccagagcctgagctgttgtggctggacgctgagggaaagatcctctctgctggacctacagagacagtcagaggtcctgatgacctctatactgtcagcagcagagtgactgtggagaagagacacagcaacaacatcatctgtagagtccaacagagaaacatcaaccagaccaga